From Bacteroidota bacterium, the proteins below share one genomic window:
- a CDS encoding PASTA domain-containing protein, whose protein sequence is MKKEFNNQPPKRRKWLIFGVNSLAAIIVILCAIWILQRWMYSYTRHGEAIEVPNIVGVRMDKALAILEENKFRYEIIDSVYRDSMKKMDIVEQDPAAGSFVKKGRTVYLIVNSLEKPKVQVPKLVNKSLNLAMALLKNSGLRVGNVEFKKTLLGDNLVLAQMYHGDTIRPHVMVYKGAAIDLIVSVKPVDGDQFDENGNYINPLDSIEEENNN, encoded by the coding sequence ATGAAGAAAGAGTTTAACAACCAGCCTCCGAAACGGAGAAAGTGGCTGATATTTGGGGTGAACTCCCTTGCTGCTATTATAGTGATTCTGTGTGCAATCTGGATTTTGCAAAGGTGGATGTATAGCTATACTCGCCATGGCGAAGCCATTGAAGTCCCTAATATTGTTGGTGTGAGAATGGATAAAGCCTTGGCAATTTTGGAAGAAAATAAATTCAGGTATGAAATCATCGACTCTGTCTATAGAGACTCCATGAAAAAAATGGACATTGTAGAACAAGATCCTGCTGCCGGTAGCTTTGTAAAAAAAGGTCGCACTGTGTATCTTATAGTCAATTCACTCGAAAAACCCAAAGTACAAGTTCCTAAACTTGTGAATAAATCCCTTAATTTAGCAATGGCATTGCTCAAAAATTCAGGATTACGTGTTGGAAATGTGGAATTCAAAAAGACACTATTAGGCGATAATTTGGTGTTAGCTCAAATGTATCATGGAGATACAATACGACCTCACGTCATGGTTTATAAAGGAGCTGCCATTGATTTAATCGTAAGCGTGAAACCCGTGGATGGCGACCAATTTGACGAAAACGGCAACTATATCAACCCCCTTGATTCAATTGAAGAAGAAAACAACAATTAA
- a CDS encoding T9SS type A sorting domain-containing protein produces the protein MRSILMRYLLLPCLLITFHINVFSQNGIKLFPVQVNQTLIAASQGLSYTDMQVASHGNASRRNAGDTLVLPFFDDFTSGLVYPDMRLWIDSFVYVNSNFPISPPSFGVATFDNLDKTGKPYAEPMSINTFQAWDTLTSRPVNLKNYKVGLNEIDYQISDSIYLSFFFQGGGIGDRPEIQDSLVVQFRMRNGKWYSVWNTTQIGANPFTQTLIGVLDSNYLWDAFQFRFLHYTSALGNLNQVHVDYVRMNRNRTANDTLINDVAINKKPWSLLKNYYAMPYTHFVSDSVNQKASRHTVGVRNNTVNVINTQYQFEAYHKSNQLALFPFSANSRNIFANSDTTESFNTFGFGAFPQNEYAYIKNVYKINPQAGNTTPTSYNSLGNNDEFIQYQAFKNYYAYDDGSAEGGIGLSYEGLPPGRGAFAVKYTLTKPDTFAGLAVFFNRSLEDVSARQFKLCIWNNIAEGGMTDEPIYEYSVLAPAYTDSINGFHYFVFDTTIVLPKGDFYVGWSQIAIYNLNVGYDNNYRLEGKEQRNTNILYNLLGVWQYADVQIKGAPMIRPLIGKYSDWAMGVNKTPEHRSNVFTVYPNPSQGIFYIQSQSNNTAQYTVNSIEGREVLNGNFQGSQTIDLLTLPSGVYILYIRNGETFQVEKLIKE, from the coding sequence ATGCGTTCTATCCTCATGCGATACCTGTTACTACCTTGCTTGTTGATTACTTTTCATATTAATGTCTTTTCACAAAATGGTATCAAACTGTTTCCCGTGCAAGTCAATCAAACTTTAATAGCTGCATCACAAGGATTGTCTTATACAGATATGCAAGTTGCCAGCCATGGCAATGCATCCAGACGTAATGCAGGTGATACACTTGTCTTGCCTTTCTTTGATGATTTTACTTCCGGTCTTGTCTATCCTGATATGCGCTTGTGGATTGACAGCTTTGTTTATGTCAACAGTAATTTCCCCATTTCTCCACCTAGCTTTGGTGTTGCAACTTTTGACAATCTTGACAAAACGGGCAAACCCTATGCTGAGCCAATGAGTATCAATACTTTTCAAGCTTGGGATACTTTAACTTCCAGACCTGTCAATCTAAAAAACTATAAGGTTGGACTTAATGAGATAGATTATCAAATTTCAGATTCCATATACCTTAGTTTCTTTTTCCAAGGCGGTGGAATAGGAGATAGACCTGAAATCCAGGATTCTTTGGTAGTACAATTTAGAATGAGAAATGGTAAGTGGTATAGCGTTTGGAACACAACACAAATTGGTGCCAACCCTTTTACACAAACATTGATTGGAGTTTTGGATTCGAACTATTTATGGGATGCATTTCAGTTTAGATTCCTTCATTACACATCAGCATTGGGAAATCTGAACCAGGTTCATGTGGATTATGTTAGAATGAACAGAAATAGAACTGCGAATGACACCTTAATCAATGATGTGGCGATAAACAAAAAACCTTGGTCTCTGCTAAAGAATTACTATGCCATGCCTTACACACATTTTGTCAGTGATTCTGTTAACCAAAAAGCAAGCAGACACACAGTCGGAGTCAGAAATAATACTGTTAATGTAATCAATACTCAATATCAATTTGAGGCTTATCACAAAAGCAATCAACTTGCTTTATTCCCATTTTCAGCCAACAGTCGCAATATTTTTGCTAATTCAGATACTACAGAGAGTTTTAACACCTTTGGTTTTGGAGCATTTCCACAAAATGAATATGCGTATATTAAAAATGTATATAAAATAAATCCACAAGCCGGTAACACTACGCCTACAAGTTATAACTCACTTGGGAATAATGACGAGTTCATTCAATATCAAGCATTCAAAAACTACTATGCTTACGATGACGGTTCTGCTGAAGGAGGTATTGGGTTGAGTTATGAAGGTTTGCCACCCGGAAGAGGTGCTTTTGCAGTTAAATATACGCTTACAAAGCCGGATACTTTTGCAGGTCTTGCTGTTTTTTTTAACCGTTCCTTAGAGGACGTAAGCGCAAGGCAGTTCAAACTTTGTATTTGGAACAATATTGCGGAAGGTGGTATGACAGATGAACCCATTTATGAATACTCCGTTTTAGCACCTGCTTATACAGACTCTATCAACGGTTTTCATTATTTTGTGTTTGATACAACGATTGTGTTGCCTAAAGGCGATTTTTATGTGGGTTGGTCTCAGATTGCAATATATAATCTTAATGTAGGCTATGACAATAATTATAGATTAGAAGGGAAAGAGCAACGTAATACTAATATCCTTTATAATCTATTGGGTGTTTGGCAATATGCTGATGTACAAATTAAAGGTGCGCCTATGATAAGACCCTTGATTGGTAAATATTCTGATTGGGCTATGGGAGTGAATAAGACACCGGAGCATCGTTCTAATGTGTTTACAGTTTATCCTAATCCTTCACAAGGGATTTTCTATATTCAAAGTCAATCAAACAATACTGCACAATACACTGTAAATAGTATAGAAGGTAGGGAAGTGTTGAATGGAAATTTTCAGGGTAGCCAAACCATTGATTTGTTAACTCTTCCTTCAGGAGTTTATATACTCTATATCCGCAATGGAGAAACCTTTCAAGTCGAAAAATTGATTAAAGAGTAA
- a CDS encoding T9SS type A sorting domain-containing protein yields the protein MKRFLLLCVFSLFGVAQSKAGCPLINVSLQDRISQSELVVEAKVINKSSYWDESIKMIYTSHTLQVYRLFKGKLNNQTITLITEGGFVGLQGLVVSPNLSTEIGQTGVFFLSANNQWENPQGISLSYFSPIGPLGFIYYDYKNVMAYDNLNHWGEISSALIPEIIKITGIPEVISESPTPSKQGIRRATPSITSFSPGTVHAGTQEVITVNGTDFGATQGNGNVYFPNANDGGGTYIPARSGDIVSWSDTKIELKVPSSAGTGKIYVEDNSSNSSAYSSSTLSIPWAHLNVQYPNYPPSLVSAPFEIRHQSLNGSGGITWTWETDFNSNSDAKASFLRALETWRCKTLINWSVSGVKTNASNSYDGDNMVFYNDALPGSVIGVCYSWYSGCFKSGGSGDMNWFVSELDIAFKKTFSWEYGPTAPSMSEYDFESVALHELGHGHQLGHVINSANVMHYAISNGDNHRALQENDTACGNYVMKKSTSAVCAGTGMTLVKQVECMVRDPLIFRSKKSGRWNDLATWEYGPWDGSYWHDTIILPSFYIDSVIIRNSHTVEITDDRVITRTIIQSGGILKWSSGNLFMDNGINRNLIIENGGTFYQANDSIAERQGLSNIKMDSEGILISKNKDGLLGIGSVYFVSPFQQTFIFNKTGVQNAGSSLPSSCQRFFVDSGSILTLQKDITISDTLKLLDGIIKTSSYVLSLGTSTTDKGTLDYTTGYIDGSLTRWFDGTNSGSASGLFPLGNNGNQKFVTVEFTSAPTTGGTLSASYISTPMGSSGLPIVVSAVGSCSGYNISNTADAYWKIDDGNSLSGGTYCISTEAEGFVGITDLCELGLLKRSGMGSWGLAGTVVQTGGTLLKPIVKVTGASGWSNFGWGGGAPNPLPIQLSEFTAVKDLVHNRVNLYWTTVSETNNAYFEVQRSTDGLNWEVIETVSGQGNTDREVNYISIDNKPNQGINYYRLRQVDYDGKSSFSHIQMVLFDSKSSIGQIKLYPNSTSGLINITNPSYTKITLILMSLEGKTMFTKEISESHGSIDISNITAGIYIVKIISGDFVEYRKVVKE from the coding sequence ATGAAAAGATTTCTATTGTTATGTGTATTCTCGCTATTTGGAGTGGCACAAAGCAAAGCCGGTTGTCCTTTAATCAATGTTAGTTTACAAGACAGGATTTCACAATCTGAACTTGTTGTAGAAGCTAAAGTGATAAATAAAAGCTCATATTGGGATGAATCTATCAAAATGATTTACACTTCCCACACGCTTCAAGTTTATCGCCTGTTCAAAGGTAAACTGAATAATCAAACCATTACTTTAATAACCGAAGGAGGGTTTGTGGGTTTACAAGGATTGGTAGTTTCTCCTAATCTTAGTACCGAAATCGGACAAACGGGAGTGTTCTTTCTCTCAGCTAACAATCAATGGGAAAATCCTCAAGGAATTTCTCTGTCATATTTCTCACCCATTGGACCTTTGGGCTTTATATATTACGATTATAAAAATGTTATGGCGTATGATAATTTAAACCATTGGGGTGAAATATCATCAGCACTCATTCCTGAAATAATCAAAATCACCGGCATTCCTGAAGTCATTTCAGAATCTCCAACGCCTTCAAAACAAGGAATTAGGCGTGCAACACCATCCATAACAAGTTTTTCGCCAGGTACTGTCCATGCCGGTACACAAGAAGTTATCACAGTTAACGGAACTGATTTTGGGGCTACTCAGGGCAATGGAAATGTGTATTTTCCAAATGCAAACGATGGTGGAGGCACTTATATTCCTGCAAGATCAGGAGATATTGTTTCATGGTCTGACACCAAAATTGAATTAAAAGTACCATCGTCAGCAGGAACGGGTAAAATATATGTGGAAGACAATAGTAGCAATTCTTCTGCATATTCTTCTTCTACGCTCTCCATTCCTTGGGCACATTTGAATGTTCAATATCCTAATTACCCACCTTCCTTAGTCTCCGCACCTTTTGAAATTAGACACCAAAGTCTAAATGGAAGTGGCGGAATTACCTGGACATGGGAAACGGATTTTAACAGTAATAGCGATGCCAAGGCTTCCTTTCTTAGAGCATTAGAAACATGGAGATGCAAAACATTAATAAATTGGAGTGTTTCCGGAGTAAAAACAAACGCATCCAATAGTTATGATGGAGACAATATGGTCTTTTATAATGACGCATTACCCGGTAGTGTTATTGGAGTATGTTATTCATGGTATTCAGGATGTTTCAAGAGTGGAGGCAGTGGAGACATGAATTGGTTTGTTTCGGAATTAGATATTGCATTCAAAAAAACATTTTCATGGGAGTATGGTCCAACAGCACCCTCCATGAGTGAATATGACTTTGAATCCGTTGCTTTACACGAACTTGGACATGGACATCAGTTAGGGCACGTTATCAATAGTGCCAATGTAATGCACTATGCAATTTCAAATGGAGACAATCACAGAGCACTTCAAGAGAATGACACCGCATGTGGAAACTATGTAATGAAAAAAAGCACTTCAGCTGTTTGTGCCGGAACGGGAATGACATTGGTAAAACAAGTAGAATGTATGGTTAGAGACCCGCTCATTTTCAGAAGTAAAAAAAGTGGCAGATGGAATGATTTAGCAACTTGGGAATATGGTCCTTGGGACGGTTCATATTGGCATGATACCATTATTTTGCCTTCCTTTTACATTGATTCTGTAATTATTCGTAATAGTCATACTGTTGAAATCACGGATGATAGGGTTATAACCCGTACCATAATTCAAAGTGGAGGTATTTTGAAATGGTCGAGTGGTAATTTATTCATGGATAACGGTATCAATAGAAATCTAATTATAGAAAATGGTGGAACCTTTTATCAAGCTAATGACAGTATCGCAGAACGTCAGGGTTTGAGCAATATTAAAATGGATTCAGAAGGGATTTTGATAAGCAAAAATAAAGATGGATTATTGGGCATAGGTTCTGTTTATTTTGTTTCTCCATTTCAACAAACTTTTATTTTTAATAAAACCGGAGTTCAAAATGCCGGTTCTTCCCTCCCCTCTTCATGTCAACGGTTTTTTGTAGATAGCGGTTCTATTTTGACCTTGCAGAAAGACATCACTATTTCAGACACACTGAAACTGTTGGATGGAATTATTAAGACAAGTTCCTATGTACTTTCTTTGGGTACATCCACAACAGACAAAGGGACATTGGACTATACCACCGGCTATATTGATGGTTCATTGACACGTTGGTTTGACGGTACTAACTCCGGCAGTGCTTCGGGTTTGTTTCCCTTAGGTAATAACGGCAATCAAAAATTTGTTACAGTCGAATTCACTTCTGCTCCCACAACCGGAGGAACGCTAAGCGCAAGTTATATATCTACACCTATGGGCAGCTCCGGTTTGCCGATAGTGGTGTCTGCAGTTGGTTCTTGTTCCGGATATAATATTTCCAATACAGCAGATGCTTATTGGAAAATAGATGATGGCAATAGTTTAAGTGGTGGCACCTACTGTATAAGCACAGAAGCAGAAGGTTTTGTTGGGATTACTGATTTGTGTGAATTAGGGCTACTTAAAAGAAGCGGCATGGGCAGTTGGGGACTTGCAGGCACTGTTGTCCAAACCGGTGGCACCTTGCTCAAACCTATAGTAAAAGTTACCGGAGCCAGCGGATGGAGTAATTTCGGATGGGGAGGCGGAGCACCCAACCCCTTGCCTATCCAACTTTCCGAGTTTACTGCTGTCAAAGACCTTGTTCATAATCGAGTAAACCTTTATTGGACAACGGTTTCAGAAACCAATAATGCTTATTTTGAAGTGCAAAGGAGCACAGACGGGCTAAATTGGGAAGTAATTGAAACAGTTTCCGGACAAGGTAATACTGACCGTGAAGTGAATTATATTTCGATAGACAACAAACCCAATCAAGGTATAAATTATTATCGGTTGCGCCAGGTGGATTATGATGGAAAAAGTAGTTTTAGTCATATTCAAATGGTATTGTTTGATTCTAAATCAAGTATAGGACAAATTAAATTATATCCTAATAGCACAAGCGGTTTAATCAATATTACTAACCCTTCCTACACTAAAATCACATTAATTTTGATGTCTCTTGAAGGCAAAACTATGTTTACAAAAGAAATCAGCGAATCGCATGGTTCAATTGATATCAGTAATATTACCGCAGGAATCTATATCGTAAAAATAATATCAGGTGATTTTGTTGAATATAGAAAAGTAGTAAAAGAGTAG
- a CDS encoding YkgJ family cysteine cluster protein encodes MPDSYKKLLEAARQKKKENQKFYRNLARRKELDTLFHRQHEQAFEHINCLQCANCCKTTSPIFRDVDINRIAKYLGMRPSEFSEKYLHIDEDDDWVLNTAPCPFLGKDNYCSIYEVRPKACREYPHTDRKNIHQILDITFRNSLICPVVAEITENIKKEIH; translated from the coding sequence ATGCCTGATTCATATAAAAAATTATTAGAGGCTGCACGTCAGAAAAAGAAAGAGAATCAAAAATTTTATCGAAATCTGGCGAGAAGAAAAGAACTCGACACTTTGTTTCATCGCCAACACGAACAAGCATTTGAACATATTAACTGTCTGCAATGTGCTAACTGCTGCAAAACGACATCCCCAATATTTAGAGATGTTGATATCAATCGTATTGCCAAGTATTTAGGTATGCGTCCATCTGAGTTTTCAGAGAAATACTTGCATATTGATGAAGATGACGATTGGGTGTTAAACACTGCTCCATGTCCTTTTCTGGGCAAAGACAATTATTGTTCAATCTATGAGGTGCGTCCTAAAGCATGCAGAGAATACCCGCATACTGACCGCAAAAACATACACCAGATTCTTGATATTACTTTCAGAAACTCACTCATCTGTCCGGTAGTAGCCGAAATAACTGAAAATATCAAAAAAGAAATTCATTGA
- a CDS encoding rhodanese-like domain-containing protein, which translates to MQDITVTELKEYIDSQKDFILIDVREPYEFQAYNIGGYLIPLATLQHAIEEWTELKDKEFVVICRSGARSAAAKNFLEYIGFANVRNLLGGLLEWQSKF; encoded by the coding sequence ATGCAAGATATCACAGTAACAGAACTCAAGGAATATATTGACAGTCAAAAGGATTTTATTCTTATTGATGTTAGGGAGCCTTATGAATTTCAAGCCTATAATATTGGGGGCTATTTAATTCCTTTGGCTACTTTGCAACATGCTATTGAAGAATGGACTGAACTTAAAGATAAAGAATTTGTAGTTATTTGCCGTTCGGGTGCAAGAAGTGCAGCAGCAAAGAATTTCCTTGAATACATTGGTTTTGCTAATGTGAGAAATCTTTTGGGAGGATTGCTTGAATGGCAAAGCAAGTTCTGA
- a CDS encoding S1-like domain-containing RNA-binding protein, whose protein sequence is MFDVGNYNELIADEFTPHGLFLINESNPEKRILLPGVELSQKEIRIGDKLNLFVYLDSENRPIATLKEPKLTLFTFGFLQIKDINKLGAFADCGLPKDLFIPYRELRESIDKDDFVIVFMYFDTESNRLVGTTKVDAVLSNENVVLTTGQEVDIMVWKRTDLGYKLIINDLHEGLVFFSDIFKEIRVGQKFKAYVKQIRPDNKIDISLQKIGSDQIKDDAFYIYGELLNNNGTLPFSDKSDPETIIERFGMSKKAFKRAVGSLYKNKKINLEENSISVIKKK, encoded by the coding sequence ATGTTTGATGTAGGAAATTATAACGAATTAATTGCAGATGAGTTTACCCCCCATGGTCTGTTCTTAATTAATGAATCAAATCCGGAGAAAAGAATCTTATTACCCGGTGTAGAACTTTCTCAAAAAGAAATTAGAATTGGCGACAAATTAAATCTCTTTGTTTATTTAGATTCTGAGAACCGTCCGATTGCTACACTTAAAGAACCCAAACTCACACTTTTTACTTTTGGCTTTTTGCAAATTAAGGATATCAATAAATTAGGTGCTTTTGCAGATTGCGGACTTCCAAAGGATTTATTTATTCCTTATAGAGAACTTAGAGAATCAATTGATAAAGACGATTTTGTAATTGTTTTCATGTATTTCGATACTGAATCAAACCGATTGGTTGGAACAACAAAAGTCGATGCTGTTCTTTCAAACGAAAATGTTGTATTGACTACCGGTCAAGAAGTTGACATTATGGTTTGGAAAAGAACAGACTTGGGTTATAAGCTCATTATAAATGACTTACATGAAGGCTTGGTTTTCTTTTCCGATATTTTTAAAGAAATCCGTGTGGGTCAAAAGTTCAAAGCCTATGTCAAACAGATTCGCCCTGACAACAAGATTGACATCTCATTACAAAAGATAGGTTCTGATCAGATTAAAGATGATGCATTTTACATATATGGAGAGTTATTGAACAACAACGGCACTCTCCCATTCTCTGACAAGTCTGATCCGGAAACCATTATAGAGCGATTTGGCATGAGCAAAAAGGCATTTAAAAGAGCTGTTGGCAGTTTATATAAGAATAAGAAGATAAATTTAGAGGAGAATTCTATTTCGGTTATCAAAAAGAAATAG
- a CDS encoding hemerythrin domain-containing protein: protein MNKAIYHFFTDDHREIEELLNDADSLPVEIKPEPYNQFRTRLLTHIKMEEKVLFPAAQEANGGIPLELQAKLRLDHGAITALMVPPPNKDLIKVIRFVLEVHDRLEEDPGGMYDICESLTLKRTEELLQTLRNIPVVPVVKHNPEPFALESAKRSLIRAGFDFDSIISQINSEQGF, encoded by the coding sequence ATGAACAAAGCTATATACCATTTCTTTACAGACGATCACAGAGAAATCGAAGAGTTGCTGAATGATGCAGATTCATTGCCTGTGGAAATCAAACCGGAACCTTATAATCAATTTAGAACTCGATTGTTAACACATATCAAAATGGAAGAGAAGGTGCTTTTTCCTGCTGCACAAGAAGCAAATGGTGGCATTCCTTTGGAATTGCAAGCAAAATTGAGATTAGACCATGGTGCTATTACCGCATTGATGGTGCCGCCACCAAACAAAGACTTGATTAAGGTTATCCGCTTTGTATTAGAAGTGCACGACCGTTTGGAAGAAGATCCGGGAGGTATGTATGATATTTGCGAAAGCCTGACGCTGAAAAGAACAGAAGAACTTTTGCAAACGCTACGAAATATACCCGTTGTCCCCGTTGTCAAACACAATCCCGAACCTTTTGCTTTGGAATCGGCAAAGAGGTCGCTTATAAGAGCAGGGTTTGACTTTGATAGTATTATAAGTCAAATAAATTCTGAACAAGGATTTTGA
- a CDS encoding D-alanine--D-alanine ligase: protein MDKIRVGIFFGGRSREREVSFAGGRTVYDNLDKTLFDAIPVFVDSFNQFIVLEWNYIYKGTIRDFYPPTEFLPALPEKIQIYAESLDMTDSDKARMAAKIGRIIQPQDFKKEFDFAFLALHGSYGEDGSIQGLLEWYDIPYSGSGVFGTALGMNKRLQKQLAPHDKGFNMLQCQSIDKNNWFGRDFNRQLFYQKIKNEIAFPIVVKSANQGSSIGVSFVKEDNFKDFEQKVNRSFFCEYIESKQWRTYSEEQKLNFVRELIDLRSGIGLPVVVEGNIIRHPQILLDTIAKLADIQEWVELYAYEHDTEVLFEPFIKGREFSCIVLRQEDGTVRALPPTEIVKRQDFFDYRSKYLPGLSRKITPMNVESAVLSAIRNSCQHLMNFFEFKVYARIDGFLTEDNTIYLNDPNTTSGMMPSSFFFHQAAEIGLSPSEFLTYIIRTSLTERARSRGVSYEIDNLLAVLEQKIGAVRYKQGEQERLAVILGGNSFERHISVESGRNVFEKISSSGKYNVVPVFLDYTHHVMRFFKLPISMLLKDNADDIRDKVMNFKDNHVLNSIRSEFDSITQKYVKGQIIFKPEEIKLEQLPSLFEGVFLALHGRPGEDGTIQKELDRLGIYYNGSGWQSSSTTIDKYATIQVLKEAGFPVTAQKMVYKSDWIVNPDSVLDSIESNLVYPLILKPHDDGCSSAVIKIKNRESVRSFANLIFRKDDTEGKSDRTMLGVGECDEFPIKESFLVESFIDSAGAEHFLEITGGMLTKFSDTGAVEYLVFEPSEALAEGEILSLEEKFLAGQGQNITPARYSPDKAKQIEISKQVKEQLLRVAKVLNIEGYCRIDAFVRIFAGPKVEVIVIEVNSLPGMTPATCIYHQAALENLKPFEFIDSILKFGKQRTALKTNEERV from the coding sequence ATGGATAAAATTAGAGTAGGAATATTTTTTGGAGGAAGGTCGCGCGAGAGAGAAGTGTCATTTGCGGGAGGGCGCACTGTATATGACAATTTGGATAAAACCTTGTTTGATGCAATTCCGGTTTTTGTTGATAGTTTTAATCAGTTTATTGTTTTAGAATGGAATTATATCTATAAAGGTACAATTAGAGATTTTTATCCCCCAACTGAGTTTTTGCCCGCACTTCCTGAAAAAATACAGATTTATGCTGAAAGTCTGGACATGACGGATTCAGACAAAGCCCGCATGGCTGCTAAAATAGGACGGATTATTCAGCCCCAAGATTTTAAAAAGGAATTTGATTTTGCTTTTCTTGCCTTGCACGGCAGTTACGGAGAAGACGGCTCAATACAAGGTTTGTTGGAATGGTATGATATTCCATACTCTGGCAGTGGAGTATTCGGAACTGCCCTCGGCATGAATAAACGCCTGCAAAAGCAACTCGCCCCTCATGACAAAGGCTTCAATATGTTACAATGTCAAAGTATTGACAAAAACAATTGGTTCGGACGCGATTTTAACAGACAATTATTTTATCAAAAAATCAAAAATGAAATAGCCTTCCCAATTGTTGTTAAATCAGCCAACCAAGGCTCCAGCATTGGAGTTTCTTTTGTTAAAGAAGATAATTTTAAGGACTTTGAACAAAAAGTGAATCGTTCATTTTTTTGTGAATATATTGAGTCTAAGCAATGGCGTACTTATTCCGAAGAACAAAAGCTAAACTTTGTCCGCGAACTAATTGACCTGCGCTCAGGTATTGGATTGCCGGTTGTTGTTGAAGGAAATATTATACGCCATCCACAAATTCTATTAGATACAATTGCCAAACTTGCAGATATCCAAGAATGGGTTGAGCTTTATGCTTATGAACATGATACAGAAGTGCTTTTTGAGCCTTTTATCAAGGGTAGAGAATTTAGTTGCATAGTGTTGAGACAAGAAGATGGAACTGTAAGGGCGTTGCCTCCCACTGAGATTGTAAAAAGACAGGATTTTTTTGATTATCGTTCCAAATACCTACCTGGTTTGTCGCGCAAGATAACGCCCATGAATGTGGAATCAGCAGTCCTGTCTGCCATTCGCAACAGTTGCCAACACCTTATGAATTTCTTTGAGTTTAAGGTATATGCAAGGATTGATGGTTTTTTGACCGAAGATAATACAATCTATTTAAACGATCCTAATACAACTTCGGGGATGATGCCTTCTTCTTTCTTTTTTCACCAAGCAGCTGAAATTGGCCTTAGTCCATCGGAATTCTTAACCTATATCATTCGAACTTCCTTGACAGAACGAGCCCGAAGCAGAGGTGTGAGTTATGAAATAGATAATTTATTAGCTGTTTTGGAACAGAAGATAGGAGCAGTGCGATATAAGCAAGGAGAGCAAGAAAGGCTTGCTGTAATTTTAGGAGGTAATTCGTTTGAAAGACATATTTCAGTTGAAAGTGGTCGTAATGTTTTTGAAAAAATCAGTTCATCCGGAAAATACAATGTAGTACCGGTCTTTCTAGATTATACCCATCATGTAATGAGATTTTTTAAGTTGCCTATCAGCATGTTGCTCAAGGATAATGCAGATGATATTCGCGACAAAGTCATGAATTTTAAAGATAACCATGTACTTAATTCCATCAGAAGTGAATTTGATTCTATTACTCAAAAATATGTCAAAGGGCAGATAATATTTAAACCCGAAGAAATCAAATTAGAACAGCTACCATCCTTGTTTGAAGGGGTATTTCTTGCTTTACACGGGCGACCGGGAGAAGATGGCACTATTCAAAAGGAACTTGACCGTTTAGGTATTTATTACAATGGTTCCGGTTGGCAAAGTTCTTCTACAACCATTGATAAATATGCTACTATACAAGTATTGAAAGAAGCAGGTTTTCCTGTAACTGCTCAAAAAATGGTTTATAAATCCGATTGGATAGTCAACCCTGACAGTGTTCTTGATAGTATTGAAAGTAATTTGGTGTATCCCCTTATTCTCAAACCACATGATGATGGATGTAGTTCGGCTGTTATTAAAATCAAGAACAGAGAATCTGTCCGAAGTTTTGCCAATCTGATTTTCAGAAAAGATGACACAGAGGGCAAGTCAGACCGCACAATGTTAGGAGTAGGCGAGTGTGATGAATTTCCCATCAAGGAATCATTTTTGGTAGAATCTTTCATTGACAGTGCAGGAGCAGAGCACTTTTTGGAAATAACGGGTGGTATGTTGACAAAGTTCTCAGATACGGGCGCTGTTGAGTATCTGGTATTTGAGCCTAGTGAGGCATTGGCAGAGGGAGAAATATTGTCTCTGGAAGAGAAGTTTTTGGCAGGGCAGGGGCAGAATATCACACCTGCGAGGTATTCGCCTGACAAAGCCAAACAAATCGAAATTTCGAAGCAAGTAAAAGAACAACTGCTACGTGTGGCAAAGGTTTTAAACATTGAAGGTTATTGTCGTATTGATGCTTTTGTACGAATTTTTGCAGGCCCAAAGGTTGAGGTGATAGTAATTGAGGTAAATTCGCTGCCCGGTATGACACCTGCTACTTGTATCTATCATCAAGCTGCATTGGAAAATTTAAAACCTTTTGAGTTTATAGATAGTATTCTTAAGTTTGGCAAGCAAAGAACCGCACTAAAAACAAATGAAGAAAGAGTTTAA